The DNA region AATGGGCTGGGGGCAGTCTCACCtagggggatggatggatcacTCGCTACCTTTGTGTTATGAGAAAATGTAAACCTGGCAGTAGTCCTCCTCTAAAGACTGTTAATAGGTGAGGATAAAGCTAGATCTGCTGTATAAATACATGTTGCAATATACAGGTGTAGATCAGTGGCATTCTGTGATATCTTTAAATAGAATTTGTGGTTAAAAATAGGTAGTTTTTAAATAATAGCAGTTTGCATCCTCAGAGCACTACACTCACATTTGCTAATCTATTTGGGCACAGAATAGGTAGCCCCGGTTAGCACAATTTGTCGTCATCCTTTCTAGAATTATCCCCTGTACATCCGAAGCATCCCAACAGAAAATGAACTGAAGTTCCATTATACAGTGCACACTTCCCTGGATGTTGTGGATGAAAAGATCTCTGCCATGGGGAAGGCCCTTGTGGATCAGAGAGAGCTCTATCTGGGACTTCTGTACCCAACTGAAGACTACAAAGTGTATCTTTAATGCCTGACAGGTGTGCTCTATAAGGCCTGTTTCTACAATCTGTCCTTATTcagccagaactcccactgagttctcTAAAAGCAAGGAATGCAGGGTTAGGTTTAAAAAGTATCTGTCTTCCAGTTCTAGAATTTACCATTGTTTTCATTTGACATTGCAGCTGTAAATCCTGTGTTGTGAAATAACCACTGTGCAGCTTGATTTTTGATGGGCAAGTGTGCTGTGGATTAGTATGCATATGTCTCATAGATTTTGGTACTTTCATTTGACCAAAACAACCTCTGAAAGAgtgcttaaagggacactgtcaattgACATTTTGTGAAAACCAGTGTTTTGGAAACTTAAGACCAGTAGAAATGtttcctccatttaaaaaaaaaataaatgaaaatggttGCTTTAACTGTTTGAAACACAAACACTGCAGCAAGAAAAAACCTAGAAATGAAACCTTTAAATGGACAACCATCCCTTTTGCtggctgttgtaaaactaggttgATACAAGGAATGTAAATAGCAATGACTGTTGCAAAAGGTGAAGATTAAAAGAGGTCAGAGCCTTGGCTGGTGTGAATCAGTAAttctactgatgtcagtggaactgTGCTGATATACAGCAGTTGAGCATCTGgtcctgtatttttaaatgtattttttagaAACCCTTCACTTCAAATACTGATTTTGTACCACAGTATCTGTGATCATTAAGTGGGTATTGGCATCTGACATTCAGCATCCAAACAGCATGGGTTTATATATTCTTAgcttggccccagtcctgcaagccgCTCTGCACAGGCAACCACTGTGGCTTATTGGAGGCATTGTGGCAACATGCATTGGTCTATTCACACAGAGCAGTTATTTCACAACACAGGATTTGCTGCTGCAGTGTCAAATAGAAGTCCTAGTCCTAAGGGTTGTTTAGATGTGGTGTTGTCTGAATAATATCGGTTCTGTTTATTCTTGGCCCTGTctcttagggcacgtctacactagaagcgctataTCAATGTAGCTGCTGTAGTACGTTTGGTGAAGACGCtgtatgccaatgggagagctctcccccgtcggcataattactccacctccgcaagaggcggaagctatgttggcgggagagcataGCGCCAGCGTAGACAGTGCGTAGGTCAATCtaacttgcatcactcagggaGGGTGTCttttttcacacacctgaacAGCACACGTTAGattgacttaagcagtagtgaCCTACCCTTCCTGTCTGCACTGAGGAAGTTTGGTGCATCCGAAGCTAGCTATGGTTTGGTCAGATTTCACAATTTATAAATACAGTATTTAGTTCTTCACTTAGCTAAAATTGTGGCAACTTGTCTGTGACTGAGGCAGAGGCATTGGACCCCCTCTGGTAATGCAGCTGAAGGTGGTAAGACTGTAGAAGCTTTCTCAGATACAAAGTTGATATTTCAGGACTGCAGCTATACCTGATAGTTATGAGACTAGTTGATCTTTTAACATTTCTGTGGCTGGCCTTCTGCTTCCCTTTTAATCACATGGATTGAAATGTCCTCACTTTCTGACTAATGTAACTGACAGAGGATATCCATGTCTTCATAATCCTGCTGCTAACTTCAAAGATTCTATATTATAACATTGATGTTGAGTGATCACTAAGTCTGTGATATTAGCTACCCAAATGGGCATGGCTGCAAAGAATAATCAGAATTCTTTGATGAAGGGGGTTTCTTGAGAGCCAAAGAAATTATCATCAAAGTGGCTGATGATTGAAGGCCATTTATGCAATTACTGAACAGTAATACATGCCTTGGGAGGCAGGCAAGGTAGCTGCTATCTAAAAACACAGCCTGTCATAACTCTTTCTAGTTATAAATCTTTATACAAACAACCTCTCTATGCTCGTGAGGCTAGGTCATTATTATCATCCTTTCAGAAATGGTAACACTAAGGTAGAAAATAAGTCCAATTTCTAGAACCCAGTCCCTTGCTTATCTCATCTAGACATGGATTATATTGTGACCATCTTGAGGGTGACAGCCACTTGTAAACTTTTCTTTTGACTGTACTTAAGTCTTATTTTAGTTGCTTTTCCAGGCACTTGTGTGTCAAAAATATGTTCCTTAATCAGCTGCACAGATATGGCTACGTGACAAATTCCAAGGTGAAGTTTGTTATGGTGGTAGATTCTTCAAACACAGCACTTCGAGACAATGAGATCCGCAGCGTAAGTGCAGGAAATCAGAATGAAACTTGCCAGATCAGTATTTTTGCTCCTTCCACTTATTCATAAAATGCTGAGAAGCCAAGaaacaaacaaccctcccccccaccccacccccggttATTTTCtaggttttaattaaaaacaaaccatgaTCTTTTTTCAGATGTTCCGAAAGCTGCATAATTCCTACACAGATGTAATGTGCAACCCCTTTTATAACCCTGGGGACTGCATTCATTCCAGGTGAGTGAGCTGCTTCCACTAATCCTTTTGATTTTGTTGCCTTTCTGGGACATGCAGAGCTATTAGGATTTAGCTTTTAAGATGGTAATTTCTGTGGGTGATCAGTTTAAAGCTGGGAGCTGCAAACTCCTTTCCAAAAACATGCAGCTGTACTCTCTTTGGACTACTTCTACAGAATGGAAAATGTACCATTGTACCGTCCTCCTTAGAGGCTACATTTAACTGTCTCCCACACACTTCACACTCATTAGTAGCTCTATGAACAGATATTAGAAATGCTGACTCAGGAACCTGAGGTTACTTTAAAAAAGTTACCAATGGATCTCACTTAAATATTCTTTTTATTGAAACATGGTGGATAATACTTTGTCACCAGCCTTGTCCACTGGACACCTCTAAATAGGCAGGCTGTAGCTTTCCAAAATTCAGCCTCTGTAGAGGAGTAAGGATGAGGAGACTGTTTCCAAAATGCATAATTCTCAACACAGTTGACAGGGTACTGTCCATCTTTTTATATTCAAAGCTTTTTGTGGGACCAGTGAGtgtttctcccctctctccccacggATGCATATGCAAAAGCAGATTCTATATTCCTGCCATTAAAGTGACTGTGGTCTACTGACAGGGCAAGAACCACGGTTACTTCAGCTTTATTAGAAGGAAAGTAATGGTTTGTGCAATGCAGTGCACAGTGGTAAGGAATGAAATATTTATAGTCTAGCCTGTGGGAAGTTAACTTctatttaagcatttttaatgGTATATCTTACCTACTAACTGAAGAGCTTCTTTGTATGAGAGATCTCAGTGTGGTGGACTGTCTTCTCTTTCTTTAATATTTCATACTCTTCCTTCTCTAGGGCCTTTGAGAATATGGTGACCTCCATGATGATGCAGGTGTGCTGAAGCTCCAGCCATTCTCTTCATATCTGAGAATATTCTCTATTGTACAGAAGTGTCTGTGAAGCCGTGTGTATATATAGTCTTCGAACTTGTTCTGTGTAAAATAAACCTATTACTGTTTGGATCTATGTCTGCTTGTGTTCTTGTGGCCAGTCACACTGTGGAGAGTGGCACAACTTGCTTAGCAGAATATAGGGCTTTGCTTTTAGCTAGTATGCAAAAGTATGGAAGGGTCTCTTGCTCCTAAATAGAGACAAAGGTAGTGAGCTATTGATCGCTGTCCATGTCTGAACTTAGTAAAGCCCAGGGCTGTATGTTAAATTGCACACACGATTGTCTGCCCAAATTGCATGCAGAGTTGAGAGTGTACATGGATGCAGCTGTGTGCTAGGCATGCAACCTGGAGATGCTTCTGTAAAGATCTGCCCCTACCTTATGCTTGAAATAGCTGTGCCTGGTGCAGTATGATGAGAGAACAGCAGCCCGCTCCACTGTTAAGCAAAACAGACCTCGAATGCAGACTGTGAATGGCAAATTTAGGTTGACCTCACTCTTGGGAGAGTTAAAATGAACTGGTTTACTGCTCTGATCGGGACACCTCTTCTTCCTAGAGCAGTGTGCAGTACTGCTGCTGTACGCAGTTGTCGTAAGAGGACTCCCTGGCTTTAATAGATCCAGTTCAGGCAGAATCTGGACGAGCCTTTTCTGCTCGTTGCCACTCACAACACTGGGTTCCCGGTGCTGCAGCCAGAGCATGCTGTTCTTTCCTGACAATGTTTTAAACTACACCAAATCTGGCCCCCTAGCCGTGTTTCCTCAGGGTGGTAGGAGCGTCCAGATCAGTGAGGTGGGCACATACTGAAGCCCATAActatcaaagcaaaaaacctatTACTTGGAAAGAGACAACAACAGCTTAGTGCAACAGGGCCCATCACTGGATGCTCACACCCCAGGCACCATAAGTAGCTGCGCCCTTCGCAGCACACCTGGCTTCATTTTACCCAAGGCAGATTGCCATGGTCACATGAGatggctggggcagagccagtAATTGGACCCCAATCTCCAGCAACCCCATCCAGTGCCTTCAGCTAATCCCCTCCTTCATGGGGGAGAGTGCTAGGCAAGCCACCGGGCATGAAGTGTGGGTAGTGCACAAGAGTCTACTCAAACCGTACGTTGGGATTTTCTTTAGCGCTCGCAAACCTGCCTGAACTTTGACCTGTAGTTACAAACAACCAGTTTGTGGTTCTACAGCAGCTATGGAGGATGAGGTTTTTTAGCCACATTAAACTGAAGTGTTTCGCGTTTGATGTTACAAAGGGGGTTACTGACCCTCCACTTTTTCTTGTTCTGTCTCAGTCACTTAtctccagcagcttggcattccTTCATGCTAGACTGGGGCATAAGAACAGCCTATGCAGATACCTAGTCTGTGTTCTTTGCTCACCCAGCTGCATTTCAACAGCCCCGGAGACATGCACGCCGTCTTAATCAATTTAATCTAGATAGAACTAATTCCACTTTAAGATCAAAGCCCAAGAAGGTGGGGTTGCAGTCCTGTGGTAGCAGAAAAATAGCCACCCCGAGGGCAGAGATAATAGCGTGCATTGTATTTCCAGTTCCAACTTGCCATTGTATCGGTCTAAGCCCATTGTATTGATCACATGTAAGAATCTCATTGCACTGTGCGTGAACATACAGATACCTCAGTGGCTGGCAGAGGGGACCCTAACATGACTATCCTGTTGTGGCCAGAAGAGAAATAGTGAATTCTCTGTTCATTTTCTGGACTACATTGAGGATTGCACACTAACCCCACTAATACCTGTCTAACATCCATTAGTCTCCTGTTTTCTTCCCTCAGAATAGGTGAAAGGTTGAAGTAAAAATACAGACCTGCCAAAGGCAGTAGGCATTTGAACAAATTAAGGTGAATTCTTAAATGGAAATCAGATCAGAAGCAGGTATATGCACCAAAACAAAGGACTGTACCTATGTCAACAAGACATATCCTTCCTATAGGATGCAAGGTTTTGCAAGCCATTAATAGAACAGGCTTACCAGTACAGGTACACTAGATAGGAGACCACTCCTGAGGCTGGATGGTAGTAGTAAACTCAGGGGATCTAGCACAAGTGCTCATACCATGCCAATGTAACAACCCTTAGACTACAACACAGATAGGTTGCCCTTGTTATATAGCATTCTAGATtcaaagattccaaggccagaagggaccattgtgatcatccaatctgacctcctgtacaccccaggccataggacttccccaaaataatgcctagagcaaatcttttagaaaaacctcatcttgatttaaaaacagtCAGTTATGGAGAAcccatcatgacccttggtatgttgttccaatggttaattactcactgttaaaaatttacaccttatttccagtctgaagttgtctagcttcaacttccagccgtggGATGgcgttacacctttctctgcttgattaaagaacccattattaaataataaatttgttccctatgtaggtaactatagactgtaatcaagtcaccccttcaccatctctttgttaagctaaatagatggagctcctcgagtctgtcactataaggcatgttttctaatcctttaatcatttttgtggctcttctacAAACCCCCTCCAACCTATCAACATCCATTTTTCTGATGTGTTGTGTAGCGACATTACAGCAGCATCACGTACTGATCATCCCTCACGGCAAATGCTGCCAAGATGTCAGGACATGGTGGTGCAACTCCTTCAAGAACAAGTCCTCCTTTCTAACCCCCTCCTCGGTAGGGCTCCTGgatcctcctctcccttcccctttctgAATGCTGGGAGAAGGCAGGAGCCTCTTCCGTTCTCCACTATTTCTTCTCTTGGCTTCTTGGAAGGAAAGAGGCTCTGGCTGCTCCTAGCCATTTGCTCACTGCTCTCCAAGCTGTCTGGCAACACAGAGTGCTTCTGTGGTCACAGCAAGAGAAATTCAAATCTCGAGAGTCCAGAAGGCAGTGACTCAAGGAAACACAGAGTGAACACCAGAGCTGCACTGGATGTATAGTCTAAACTTCTCCTGAAAACTCTGCATCAACACCTGGCCGGTTTTCCAAATCTTCTAACTCTCGTTCCTTGGAAAGTGGAGAAATTCCTGGGTTTCTCTATCTTTTCCATACTCCAAGCACTTCCTAAGGCATCCAGCTCTGTATCTGCCATAAAATCATTACACATGCTGCAGGGACAATCCTGCACTGATCCTCAGGGAATGGGGAAGATGTGAGCTAATAGAGGTTTTCCTTCtctgacttcagaggagccaaTCCGCACtgaagagagggagaagggagacagGAAGCACAGATGTATGATGTTATGTGCCACACTTGTCCCCGGTATAAGTTTACTGAACACCAGGGTGCATGTGGGCCTGCATATCTGAGAAGGGACAAACTGTTCAAAAACAAACACTCTAGTTAAATCACTGCAAAATAGCAGAGAATGATAAATGACATTCGGAAGGGTTTCAAGTGCTGGCTTGCATGCCATTCTTGTGGTCTTACTGAATTTGAGGCATCATGACTATGTCTCTGCCAATCAGAGAGAATAGCTCTGCTTGGAAAGCCAGGAAAACCTGCAGGTCCCTTGTTTGAGAAAGGTCCAACAATGGTTTAACTACAAGTAACAATTAGCTTTGCAGGACAGAGCTGCAGCAAATGAAGAGTGAGCCCTTTCACCTTCTCCTAACACATGCTAACCTGGAAGACCTCGCTTACTCCAACCCCTGGAAATTCACTTGGCTCctgactgtgggccaaattcaccgTGTCAATGGATATGGACCTATATTATGGTGTTCTCTAATAAACATCTTCTTGTTGCAGTAGGTGTGATTTTTTCTGTGGTCTAAGAGCCTTCTAAAGGTAACTAGCCGAGTGCAAAGACAGGTCTGCTGCTTTTTCTGCACTTTCATTTTGGAAGAAACTTTTTTAGACAGCAggatcatttattttttaaaaaaagatatgacaATTAAAGAGTACCTTCTCACAAACAGAACTTGATCAGAGAAATCTGCTCAGCTCAATCAATGCATTTCATCAGTAATAACTTAAGTGTCAAACACTTCACTCTCCCAttctccagctcccctcccacccaaacaAGTCACACCTGTACGTGACTATTTTGATAAACTTTTACACATAAAAAGGTGAGTTCAATCTTTCCACTTGCCAAGACCAGCACTCTGTTTCCTTTTCAACAACGGTCATTAAAAGGTCACTGCCAGGTATTTTAGACCCAAAAAATAGGTTTTGTAAAAAAGAGTTTAGGGTTTACAAGATCTACCAacagaaatgacttttttttaacccaattggAAAGGTTTGGATTGCCCCTTTAAAATTTGCGACCCAAACTTTGTTgcttcactttctggttctcctgAACCAGCCCGGTCTCTCTATGCTCCATTCTAGATAAAGTGCAAATAGTAAACACGTGAGAGGAGTTAGATTTTTGAAATTCAATGATCCAAGGTGTTAACAGGGAGGAAAATCTGTTTCTAAAATAGGTTTCTTATCCTGACAGCGTCCCTTCAACTGTCCAGAAAGCTGCTTTAAGGGTTAGTAATTGCATCAGTTGTAGCTGGAGAAAAGGGGATCCTGACTAAAGGTCCTGACCGGTTACTGCTGGAAttctaataaaatgtatttaaatgtataACTTTATACAGTAACATTGTTTATGGGGTTTTTTAACCATGCTTTCTTTTTtaaccaaaaacattttcctttaaaaataggaGCAAGTTTAGCGCTCATGAAAGTGAGACGAATTGCAGTAGCTTGGACCGTACAATGCAGACAGGTGCTGTGTAGGAATTCCCACACAAAACCCCCTCCATGCACTTCCACCCTGACTGGCAACAACCCCTGCTATTTCAGCCTAGGCCTTCAAGCACTGACCTCCAAACTGTGGTCACTGGGAGAGGAAGAAATAGAGCCTAAGCTTAGACCCACAAAACTCACACTTGTCACTAGAGACTGGATTCAAACTCTGCCCATCAGAAGTGAAACAGTGAGTGCTTGGACTTGCATCACAGCTACAGAACAAGATCGGGGGAGAGAAAGAGTTTGCAGGTAATCAGGTCTTGTGTAACCCCAGACATTAAAGAAAACACACTAATGTTTAAAGAGAACCCAGGTTAGGGATGTTTTCTTCCAGGAGATTTACAGGGCTGAATCCTGCTCTTAGGTACAGAAGGGTAGGAGCACATTGAGAGAGCCAAAACACAGAGTTATGCTCACTCCTCTACCCAGGAGCAGAATCAGGACCACACACTTAGGGGGACAAAGTCCTAATGAGTTATTTTAATTCAACGGAAAAGGTTTGTATTTCCCCTGCAAAATTTATTTAAGACCCTAATGAGGTTTTTAcagttaagttaaaaaaaataaggccGGATCTGAATCTAAGTGGTGTCCCAGAATCTTACCCCCGCTCTTCTAGAGGGTAGAAGAGATCCCACTTTCCTTGGAGGGTCTTGAGGACCTGCCTGTACTAAAGAGATGTCAGCATCCATGATCCATAGGACAGGCTGAAGAAGCGAGTCACAGAGAACAAAGTGGAGGCATCTGTTTCTCTAGTCTGGCAGCAGGAGGGGTTTAGACTTTCTCACACGGTGGCAGCAGCGGGTGGAGCAGAGACATGCTCCTGACAGCTGTACTTCAAGCTGGTCCACAGCTGACTGTTTTGGAAACAGAACATCCTGCAGCTCACTTCTCCTAGAGGGATTGTTTTCCCATGCTCCCCTCTATCCCCATCGCTCCAACATAGCCCTGTCTGAATGCTCTGCACAGTCCTCCAGAAGCTCCCACCCACATCCCTGCTAGAGCAGTGTCTATAGCAAAAGTGCCAGAGCGCCAAATCTGACTTATATGGAGTCCTAAAATGCAGCCCTGTCCTCCAGTTTCTATAGGATGAGGACAAAGCTGATCTGGTGAACTCTGTTCCTATTCACTGTGAAGAGCTATCGATATATGCCCGGAGATCAGTTCTTTCTAGCTTGGAGAATATTGGGTTCAACAAGAAGGATTTGACATTGTAACCAAACTCGGGGCAAGCCTCTGGCTCCTGGAAAGTACCAGCATGGCTCTGGCATTGGGGTGGACACCCCGCTGTGCTAGGGGTAGCCTGGCTCCATTCTCCCTCATAACAACTCACCCCGTTAACTGCGCAACATGCAAGTGCGCCGTTCCATCCaggcaaaaatattaaaatcGTCCACACTTCTCTGTGCTCGGGTAGGTTCTCTTTAaacccctctcccatcccccactttTAAATCCAGCCCTGTTGGAGTCTCCAGCGTCATCCCATCCTTCGGCCTAGTAGGGAGAGTACCACGGCGATAACCTGCCACGACCCCTAGACAAGAACAAAAGCAGTATCAGAAAGCACAGGCCGGCTCAGGCAACGGTCTTAGGTCAGCGATTTAGTCAGTTACCGAATCAAAACTGTGTCTGCTCTTCAGCGTGGGAAAGACCTGCCGTTCGAGATGGCCCGGCTGCCCTAGGCCTCACACAGACGAACGAGCAGCAGTCCTGGTCCTCAATATAGCCCAGAGAGAGCTCGTCTCCTTGCTCCCAAGCTGCGTCAACTCACAGTCCGCCCGGTGATGGCACCACATGAGACTGGCTCGGTCGATTGCTGGTTTCTCATCAGCGGGGCACATGGGCCTTGATAGGCTCACCATCCATTTTCGAGGCAGCGGCGAGTGGCTCTGAAGGGAGCCCCCGTGCactcctgggctgggctggaaggATGCTGGAGTGAGCGGAATGTACTAAAACTTCAAGCCGCAGGGCGCAGGCCTGCCCACAGAACCATTATCTAGCACCCTGTGTCTTCAAAGTGCTGGGCAAGCATTTCGTTAGCACAACCCCAccaggagactgaggcacagacgGGGAGGTGACCTgccaggtcagtggcagagctgggagtagaacccggGAGTAGCGAATTCCTAGGGCTGCGCTCAACTAGATCACGCTGCCTGCTTTCACTGGCAGCATGGCAGGGCCAAGAGGAATTCCCTACGCCACGGGAATAAACCCGACTATCCACAGGGAGGCTATAAAGCCGAGCAAGCCGTATCTAGCAATGGGAGCACTTTCATGCTGGAGAATTGGTCCCAGCGCTCATCTCAGTGTGCCTTGAAGCCAGCCATTCTTGGGTCACCGAGGTGGAAGGACATCCACAGGTACTGCACGCCCTGGGCAGCCGTCTCCCACAAGAGTCACTGCTCATTTCTGTCCCTTTCAATTGCAGGAGGGCTGCAGCCCGCAGGCCCTGCCAGGGTGCCCATGTTCACATCTGTGTGCGGCTCCAGGCCTCCCGCTTGCTATGTGGACACATGGGTGATGTTAACAGCATGTGACTGCCCGTGGGACCAGGAGAGGAATATGCTTCTAGTGCAGGCTTCTCTCTGAAGTAACATCCTCAAGCCCTTAGGAGAAGATTCCTGCAAgaacgcccctccccccccgtcccATCTCTCACCCCATGGGAACACTACTCTGGTTTTACTGCGGGGAGCCAGAAGTATCAAGGCTTGTGTTGATTAACCCCCTGCTCCCCTTGCCCTTAGCAAGTCCTGTCTGTATTCTTGCACTCTGTCCCTTGCATACCCCTGCCTCCTCTTCTAAACGGGACAGCTTACCTGGACTGACAATTGGAGCGACTTCGAAATCAGAGTGGAAACCCACCCTGAACAAGGAAAGGGATTACTGCAGAACAAACACGGGCAGCAGCCAGCCATTAAAACAAAGAGCTCATTGCAATAGAGAGGCAATGTGGGCTAAGGGAGTAAGCATGATGCTGCAGGCTGATTCAATGGCCTTGGTTCTGCTAGACCTTTCTCTCCCAAGTTTTCCCATCGAGCGAGGGGAGCACTTGCATAGCTGGCAGTTACCTAGGCCTCGTTTTCACTCCTACATCACCTAGTTCTGTTCCaagcagggccaggcaggcctCCTGGAGAC from Chelonia mydas isolate rCheMyd1 chromosome 12, rCheMyd1.pri.v2, whole genome shotgun sequence includes:
- the TRAPPC2L gene encoding trafficking protein particle complex subunit 2-like protein isoform X2, whose amino-acid sequence is MGAGLRSNRNYPLYIRSIPTENELKFHYTVHTSLDVVDEKISAMGKALVDQRELYLGLLYPTEDYKVYGYVTNSKVKFVMVVDSSNTALRDNEIRSMFRKLHNSYTDVMCNPFYNPGDCIHSRAFENMVTSMMMQVC
- the TRAPPC2L gene encoding trafficking protein particle complex subunit 2-like protein isoform X1 — its product is MAVCIAVIAKENYPLYIRSIPTENELKFHYTVHTSLDVVDEKISAMGKALVDQRELYLGLLYPTEDYKVYGYVTNSKVKFVMVVDSSNTALRDNEIRSMFRKLHNSYTDVMCNPFYNPGDCIHSRAFENMVTSMMMQVC